One genomic window of Polyangium aurulentum includes the following:
- a CDS encoding AAA family ATPase, with translation MRDKSELLLRDEYARRFAIYRIAEMLAADHLKEDGPREIRIEQGRPEWDDLVERWVEEGETIEHRWQVKRQSTRLSRAAFEELILAMTNSGTDFIAHFGLQDLVKIERIGEVRVLRDLCEDRLRGVRLEAIDFDDLAQILTKDERNWVDAIVRVLASTLGRTEGKSATFKLLRRLHVELLYDADELERRAVRCLKQVFIDAKAAWQTLHAHVSAKPQGHIRFTAMGLNEGPLRDARRRGGAVDNRFDLGSYLAKLPDWLEGPADRIETGLQANGQPIDFEHVCDTILNGQMAIITGPSGCGKTTLLRTLARALSARGAVPVYAEAKAFNDHLRSWLDEAVAPLLDDAFRALQWKALAEARRVVVIVDGLEEGKNKTKRLFEELNKSSTDASYTLVLASRERPARLIKDAAIEVRVGLPDTAAKQRLFTEFTGNREIDRAHAATLLKGLSTPLEVELAAKAVGDLPEHPTAYQLFDAYVRRVLREREEEDATTPTMRLLVGVAALMADRFATTITTPKLRSLGEKERGHSCPDPVTVALRTGLLVERAGYASFRHDLFRLFFEADGLLLANSDDVETLAGLVARPRYHELSELILGALNEPEDAESFVRRCSDEKLLVRALEGHVGCIAERAAERVIDETLSTIREEWAHLPVPQIYEGSERCCQALRQLSRCEQARMWAAGRLLCHGKLWNQVISIIHTLDRWIQKIPAPEGVSVTQVRDEMIGTLYVFSSPCSSIISSVHAHRWGVKEELWMTSLGAALLPILQEPDQWSPGVAILIGGLAPWHTPTLHVHLPPWFEACWKSGSYHVRRCAAESLSYAASDLTGPVKEAIIDQLQRIWERARIIVGPMEPILQTLITLGVIKDPSDDYTDTGINEVHRALSESETEDSHRSSYYAFTQQFDEYVGGAYFNAIQALDAEQRITLLCRAAKGAHQIEWSEPATILEELLASGDSRASDAFLYWARVPLKRTLMDNEGVTAFIYANTGLGKLGLADIEAGPLPASTEDHLWFHVGAMMRYLHAPGADTSSVRFRELWRKIRLENPWLVCDALRRTLRACESSSPGRSGLVRDLTECFPTETCALAAQALSDGISEELRRSHRTLRGPHLDAISYTTYVLERFGNSAHIGLLDKLVEDPDWGSSAIDAIRAIRNRETGS, from the coding sequence ATGCGGGACAAGAGCGAGCTTCTTCTACGAGACGAGTATGCACGCCGTTTCGCCATCTATCGCATCGCCGAGATGCTCGCGGCCGATCACCTGAAGGAGGATGGGCCGCGCGAGATCCGGATCGAGCAGGGCAGGCCGGAGTGGGATGACCTGGTTGAACGCTGGGTCGAAGAGGGCGAGACCATCGAGCACCGCTGGCAGGTGAAGCGCCAGTCAACGCGCCTCAGTCGAGCTGCGTTTGAAGAACTGATCCTGGCGATGACGAACTCGGGAACCGACTTCATCGCACACTTCGGATTACAGGATCTGGTCAAGATCGAACGCATTGGAGAAGTCCGTGTTTTGCGGGACCTGTGCGAAGACCGATTGCGCGGAGTTCGGTTAGAGGCCATCGACTTCGACGACCTTGCGCAAATTCTCACCAAGGATGAGCGTAACTGGGTCGATGCCATCGTACGGGTGCTCGCAAGCACGCTAGGTCGAACGGAAGGGAAATCCGCCACGTTCAAACTGCTCCGCCGTCTTCACGTTGAGCTGCTCTACGATGCGGATGAGCTTGAGCGGCGTGCGGTTCGCTGCTTGAAACAGGTATTTATAGACGCGAAAGCCGCATGGCAGACCCTTCACGCGCACGTGTCAGCCAAGCCTCAAGGCCACATACGCTTCACGGCGATGGGCCTCAACGAAGGTCCACTGCGCGATGCGCGTCGTCGGGGAGGTGCCGTCGACAATCGGTTTGACTTAGGGAGCTACTTGGCGAAGCTGCCAGACTGGCTTGAAGGTCCGGCCGATAGAATTGAAACTGGCCTCCAGGCGAATGGGCAGCCTATCGATTTTGAGCATGTATGCGATACAATTTTGAACGGCCAAATGGCAATCATCACTGGACCATCTGGCTGTGGGAAGACGACATTGCTTCGAACGCTGGCACGCGCGCTCAGTGCGCGGGGCGCAGTGCCGGTTTACGCGGAAGCGAAAGCGTTCAACGATCATTTAAGAAGTTGGCTGGATGAAGCTGTCGCCCCCTTGCTAGATGATGCATTTCGTGCGCTCCAGTGGAAAGCACTCGCCGAAGCACGTCGAGTGGTCGTGATCGTTGACGGCCTGGAGGAGGGGAAGAATAAGACCAAGCGACTGTTTGAAGAGTTGAACAAGTCGTCAACTGACGCATCCTATACGCTCGTGTTGGCCAGCCGCGAGCGGCCGGCACGCCTAATCAAGGATGCTGCAATCGAGGTACGTGTCGGCCTTCCCGACACAGCAGCCAAGCAGCGCCTGTTTACTGAGTTTACCGGCAACCGAGAGATCGACCGCGCACATGCTGCAACCCTGCTCAAGGGGCTCAGCACGCCCCTCGAGGTGGAGCTTGCTGCAAAGGCGGTGGGAGACCTGCCCGAGCACCCAACGGCGTACCAGCTATTCGATGCATATGTGCGCCGTGTATTGCGTGAGAGAGAGGAGGAGGACGCAACGACGCCCACCATGCGACTGCTCGTCGGCGTGGCCGCACTGATGGCAGATCGCTTTGCGACCACAATCACAACACCCAAACTTCGGTCCCTGGGTGAAAAGGAACGGGGGCATTCATGTCCGGATCCCGTAACTGTCGCGCTGCGAACTGGGCTCCTCGTCGAGCGCGCGGGATACGCATCGTTCCGACACGACCTTTTTCGGCTGTTCTTCGAAGCCGACGGCTTGCTACTTGCGAACTCGGACGATGTTGAGACGCTTGCGGGGCTCGTGGCCCGCCCCAGGTACCACGAACTGAGCGAGTTGATTCTTGGCGCTTTGAACGAGCCGGAGGATGCAGAGTCCTTCGTTCGCCGATGTTCAGACGAGAAACTGCTCGTTCGTGCGCTAGAAGGACACGTTGGATGTATCGCAGAACGAGCGGCTGAGCGGGTTATAGATGAAACCCTTTCGACGATTCGAGAAGAATGGGCACATCTACCAGTTCCCCAAATATACGAAGGAAGTGAGCGGTGCTGCCAAGCTCTCCGCCAACTATCTCGATGTGAACAGGCACGCATGTGGGCTGCTGGCAGACTCTTGTGTCATGGCAAGTTATGGAACCAGGTAATTTCAATCATACATACACTCGATCGGTGGATACAAAAAATCCCCGCCCCGGAGGGTGTAAGCGTCACACAAGTGCGCGATGAAATGATCGGCACATTGTACGTATTTTCAAGCCCATGCTCTTCGATCATATCGTCAGTACACGCACACCGCTGGGGAGTCAAAGAAGAGCTTTGGATGACGTCTCTTGGAGCAGCCTTGCTGCCCATCCTACAGGAACCTGACCAGTGGTCGCCGGGGGTCGCCATTTTGATCGGTGGACTAGCTCCCTGGCATACGCCCACGCTTCATGTGCACTTGCCACCGTGGTTCGAAGCTTGCTGGAAGAGTGGATCCTATCACGTTCGACGCTGTGCGGCAGAGTCGCTGTCCTACGCAGCGAGTGATCTAACTGGACCTGTCAAGGAAGCCATAATCGACCAACTACAACGAATTTGGGAGCGGGCCCGCATAATTGTTGGCCCAATGGAGCCTATCCTGCAAACTCTCATCACACTAGGCGTTATCAAGGATCCGTCGGACGATTATACCGACACTGGGATCAACGAAGTTCACCGGGCCTTATCAGAATCTGAAACGGAGGACTCACACCGTTCCTCATACTATGCATTCACACAGCAATTCGACGAATACGTTGGGGGCGCGTATTTCAACGCAATACAAGCACTAGACGCAGAACAGCGAATCACATTACTCTGTCGTGCCGCCAAGGGAGCACATCAAATCGAGTGGAGCGAGCCGGCAACCATCCTTGAAGAGCTTCTTGCTTCCGGAGACTCGCGAGCCTCCGACGCCTTCTTATATTGGGCACGTGTACCTCTTAAGAGAACGCTGATGGATAATGAAGGGGTCACGGCATTCATCTATGCAAATACTGGACTTGGCAAGCTAGGATTAGCAGATATCGAGGCTGGTCCGCTGCCGGCATCTACCGAGGATCACCTTTGGTTCCATGTTGGGGCAATGATGCGCTACCTGCATGCGCCGGGTGCGGACACCAGTAGCGTGCGGTTCCGTGAATTGTGGAGAAAGATCAGACTGGAGAACCCGTGGCTGGTTTGCGATGCACTCAGGCGGACGTTGCGCGCATGCGAGTCCAGTTCGCCAGGGCGATCGGGCCTCGTTCGAGATCTGACAGAATGTTTTCCGACAGAAACATGTGCGCTGGCGGCCCAAGCACTTTCAGACGGCATCTCAGAAGAGCTGCGCAGGTCACATCGCACACTTCGTGGCCCTCACCTGGATGCGATCAGCTATACCACATATGTATTAGAACGATTTGGCAATAGTGCGCACATCGGTCTGCTCGATAAGCTGGTCGAGGACCCTGACTGGGGAAGCAGCGCGATCGACGCCATCCGCGCGATACGGAACCGGGAGACGGGCTCGTAG
- a CDS encoding HNH endonuclease: MRQNLRGPYADGDPIVRDDGTWQYRYFQENENVGARDKEFTNRGLLECLRDRVPVGVLRQVSPKPKSRYKIWGLAFVVRWDSGYFFLEGIGPAGPVRPCGPSGAIELLAEEREEQIRAEEVTFDIKNILDARIRVVAQIVRRRGQPEFRRRLLEAYQFRCAVTGFDAVEALEAAHITPYRGPDSNRVENGLLLRADVHTLFDIGLLAVDAKSMRVLVASALSATMYAELKGKPLKVPAVAALRPSREALQQHREWARL, translated from the coding sequence GTGCGGCAGAACCTCAGGGGACCCTACGCGGATGGTGACCCTATCGTGAGGGATGACGGCACTTGGCAATACCGATATTTCCAAGAGAACGAGAATGTCGGCGCACGCGATAAAGAGTTTACGAACCGAGGCCTCCTCGAGTGCTTGCGTGATCGCGTCCCCGTGGGCGTTTTGCGCCAAGTCAGCCCCAAGCCGAAGAGCAGGTACAAGATATGGGGGCTCGCCTTCGTCGTTAGGTGGGACAGCGGCTACTTCTTTCTCGAGGGTATCGGACCGGCAGGCCCTGTCCGGCCATGCGGGCCATCCGGGGCGATCGAGCTTCTCGCTGAGGAGCGGGAGGAACAGATCCGCGCCGAAGAGGTCACCTTTGACATAAAGAACATCCTTGATGCGCGAATACGGGTCGTCGCGCAGATTGTCCGACGCCGAGGTCAGCCAGAGTTCCGCCGTCGGCTTCTTGAAGCGTACCAGTTCCGGTGTGCAGTCACCGGCTTCGACGCTGTCGAAGCGCTGGAGGCCGCCCATATCACGCCATACCGAGGCCCAGACAGCAATCGCGTGGAGAACGGGCTGCTCCTACGGGCCGACGTCCACACGCTGTTCGACATCGGGCTCCTCGCAGTGGACGCAAAATCGATGCGGGTCTTGGTAGCCTCGGCGCTGTCGGCGACGATGTATGCTGAGCTGAAAGGGAAGCCGCTCAAGGTTCCTGCCGTCGCAGCGCTCCGTCCGAGCAGAGAGGCGCTTCAGCAGCATCGGGAGTGGGCGCGGCTTTGA